A genome region from Micromonospora inyonensis includes the following:
- a CDS encoding Scr1 family TA system antitoxin-like transcriptional regulator yields MEKHVGISPSEFLLRELRRRRMAAGLTQDALGERVHYSNTHVSAIETGVKPPKPEYLKAVDEALETGGILLSLWEDLVKDAGTPVWLREWIEYEREAVILCWYEPAYVPGLLQTEAYARAALSNGWLSAEDVDQRVEFPHGSPVLSDTQSGSATLLGPG; encoded by the coding sequence GTGGAGAAACATGTGGGAATCTCGCCGTCCGAGTTCCTGTTGCGCGAGCTGCGTCGGCGGCGGATGGCCGCCGGACTGACCCAGGACGCGCTGGGTGAGCGGGTGCACTACTCGAACACGCACGTCAGCGCGATCGAGACCGGCGTCAAGCCGCCCAAGCCGGAGTACCTCAAGGCCGTGGACGAAGCCCTGGAGACCGGCGGAATCCTGCTCAGCCTCTGGGAAGACCTGGTGAAAGACGCGGGCACGCCGGTCTGGTTGCGGGAGTGGATCGAGTACGAGCGCGAAGCTGTCATTCTGTGCTGGTACGAGCCCGCGTATGTCCCAGGGTTGCTCCAGACCGAGGCGTATGCCCGAGCGGCGTTGTCGAACGGCTGGCTGTCAGCCGAAGACGTTGATCAGCGAGTGGAGTTCCCGCATGGGTCGCCAGTCCTGTCTGACACGCAGTCCGGTTCCGCAACTCTTCTTGGTCCTGGATGA
- a CDS encoding coiled-coil domain-containing protein: MTAPLRRWLKPVVAVLAALAVAAGPAPALAEPSSPSGHDGEQPKLLNEVIEEANRSYTQAQAKLRASTDRQLALALEVERTRNELKALTPQVAKIAVRSYMTGRVGPTSMLLDSDTPDSFVRRAGALDEMNMVNNKKVAAVAAAKEQAERAKKALDAEVLEERRQADILKKRQREAERSLALVGGVGLTGGLVDATSPIARPGPGRDSNGNWRPLGCTEDDPTTGGCITPRTLHMYREVKRAGFNLFVGCYRPGGPYEHPKGRACDWSLQKSGFSSWDTKAERMYGNNLTAFLVRNADQLGIYYVIWNKQIWFPATGWKSYSGPSDHTDHVHVSML; this comes from the coding sequence GTGACGGCACCCCTACGCCGCTGGCTGAAACCTGTCGTGGCCGTGCTCGCCGCCCTCGCCGTGGCCGCCGGGCCCGCGCCGGCGCTGGCTGAGCCGTCGAGCCCGTCGGGGCACGACGGAGAACAGCCCAAGCTCCTCAACGAGGTCATCGAGGAGGCGAACCGCAGCTACACCCAGGCCCAGGCCAAGCTGAGGGCCTCGACGGACCGTCAGCTCGCCCTCGCCTTGGAGGTCGAGCGGACCCGGAACGAGTTGAAGGCGCTCACCCCGCAGGTGGCCAAGATCGCGGTGCGGTCCTACATGACCGGCCGGGTCGGCCCCACCTCCATGCTGCTGGACAGCGACACGCCCGACTCGTTCGTCAGGCGGGCCGGCGCGCTGGACGAGATGAACATGGTCAACAACAAGAAGGTCGCCGCCGTCGCCGCCGCCAAGGAGCAGGCGGAACGGGCCAAGAAGGCGCTCGACGCCGAGGTGCTGGAGGAACGGAGGCAGGCCGACATCCTGAAGAAGCGCCAGCGCGAGGCGGAGCGGTCACTCGCCCTCGTCGGCGGCGTCGGGTTGACCGGTGGCCTGGTGGACGCCACCTCCCCGATCGCCCGGCCCGGCCCCGGGCGGGACAGCAACGGCAACTGGCGCCCGCTGGGCTGCACCGAGGACGACCCGACCACCGGCGGTTGCATCACCCCACGCACCCTGCACATGTACAGGGAGGTCAAGCGGGCCGGCTTCAACCTGTTCGTCGGGTGTTACCGACCGGGCGGGCCGTACGAGCACCCGAAGGGGCGGGCCTGCGACTGGTCGCTCCAGAAGTCGGGGTTCAGTAGCTGGGACACCAAGGCGGAGCGGATGTACGGCAACAACCTCACCGCGTTCCTGGTGCGTAACGCCGACCAACTCGGCATCTACTACGTGATCTGGAACAAGCAGATCTGGTTCCCGGCGACCGGCTGGAAGTCGTACAGCGGCCCCTCCGACCACACCGACCACGTACACGTGTCCATGCTCTGA
- a CDS encoding YibE/F family protein, whose protein sequence is MGHDHSRPTAAAPPRVRRVLIATVVPLFLVTLVAALVLWPRDTPSVGGGEDAPRYHGTVTRVVTEPCPPAPETPEGTTEGPCGTATVTVDTGPDAGQQVETALPAGPGSPSVEVGDEIVLVVLTDPADPTVSAYSIAAHQRGKPLIWLALAFAVAIVAFGRWRGLAALGGLAASFAILLTFVLPGISAGQAPLPVAVTGAALIMFVVLYLTHGVTAQTSVAVLGTLASLVLTGLLGSLATAFTHLTGYGSEDATTLSMFQADVDLHGLLLAGIIIGSLGVLDDVTVTQAATVTELAHANPGLTRLQLYRAATRVGRAHIASTVNTIVLAYAGASLPLLLLLTADARGVSEIVTSEFLAQEIVRSIVATLGLIAAVPITTGLAALVTTAGRGGTPTRRLPRPAGERDEALAALSGPRAATGATDSAPAPGRPANTDPTW, encoded by the coding sequence ATGGGCCACGACCACAGCCGTCCCACCGCCGCCGCGCCGCCGCGCGTACGGCGTGTCCTGATCGCGACCGTGGTCCCGCTCTTCCTGGTGACCCTGGTCGCGGCGCTGGTGCTCTGGCCCCGGGACACGCCGTCGGTCGGCGGCGGCGAGGACGCGCCCCGCTACCACGGCACGGTGACGCGGGTGGTGACCGAACCCTGCCCACCTGCCCCGGAGACCCCGGAGGGGACGACGGAGGGGCCGTGCGGGACCGCCACGGTGACCGTCGACACCGGGCCGGACGCCGGGCAACAGGTCGAGACGGCGCTGCCCGCCGGGCCGGGGTCGCCCTCGGTGGAGGTCGGCGACGAGATCGTCCTGGTGGTGCTCACCGACCCGGCCGACCCGACAGTCAGCGCCTACAGCATCGCCGCCCACCAGCGGGGCAAGCCGCTGATCTGGCTGGCCCTGGCGTTCGCCGTCGCCATCGTCGCGTTCGGCCGGTGGCGCGGCCTGGCCGCGCTCGGCGGGCTGGCGGCCAGCTTCGCCATCCTGCTCACCTTCGTCCTGCCCGGCATCAGCGCCGGGCAGGCTCCACTGCCGGTGGCGGTCACCGGCGCCGCGCTGATCATGTTCGTGGTGCTGTACCTCACCCACGGGGTCACCGCGCAGACCTCCGTCGCCGTCCTCGGCACCCTGGCCAGCCTGGTGCTCACCGGCCTGCTCGGCAGCCTGGCGACCGCGTTCACCCACCTCACCGGGTACGGCTCCGAGGACGCCACCACCCTGTCGATGTTCCAGGCCGACGTGGACCTGCACGGGTTGCTCCTGGCCGGGATCATCATCGGCTCCCTGGGCGTCCTGGACGACGTCACGGTCACCCAGGCGGCCACGGTCACCGAACTGGCCCACGCCAACCCCGGTCTCACCCGGCTCCAGCTCTACCGGGCGGCCACCCGGGTCGGCCGGGCGCACATCGCCTCGACGGTCAACACGATCGTGCTCGCGTACGCGGGCGCCTCGCTGCCCCTGCTGCTGTTGCTGACCGCCGACGCGCGCGGAGTCAGCGAGATCGTCACCAGCGAGTTCCTCGCCCAGGAGATCGTCCGCAGCATCGTCGCGACGCTCGGCCTGATCGCCGCCGTACCGATCACCACCGGCCTGGCCGCCCTGGTGACCACCGCCGGCCGGGGTGGTACGCCGACCCGCCGGCTGCCCCGGCCCGCCGGCGAGCGGGACGAGGCCCTCGCCGCGCTGAGCGGCCCCCGGGCCGCCACCGGAGCGACCGATTCCGCACCCGCTCCGGGCCGCCCGGCGAACACGGATCCGACCTGGTGA
- a CDS encoding helix-turn-helix transcriptional regulator: MTVMATTQRENGSQRNWTFLTNHAHVLLAIARNPTARLRDVADEVGVTERAAQAIVADLEAGGYLRRTRVGRRNEYTVNPAGRFRHPAEAYQHVGALLALFAEPGDEEPTPAPSSAS, encoded by the coding sequence ATGACGGTCATGGCGACGACTCAGCGTGAGAACGGGAGCCAGCGCAACTGGACCTTCCTCACGAACCACGCACACGTACTGCTCGCCATCGCCCGCAACCCCACGGCCCGGCTTCGAGACGTCGCCGACGAGGTGGGCGTCACCGAACGGGCCGCGCAGGCGATCGTGGCCGACCTGGAGGCCGGCGGGTACCTCCGACGCACCCGGGTCGGTCGACGCAACGAGTACACGGTGAACCCCGCCGGGCGGTTCCGGCACCCCGCCGAGGCGTACCAGCACGTCGGAGCCCTGCTCGCGCTCTTCGCCGAACCGGGCGACGAGGAGCCGACCCCCGCCCCCTCCTCCGCATCCTGA
- a CDS encoding pyridoxamine 5'-phosphate oxidase family protein produces the protein MRQRTGGGHHLDPHDERVAAFCRERHLATLTTLRPDGTPHVVPVGVTFDPEAGLARVITSGTSHKARHIAAAGPAGTPVAVCQVDGRRWLSIEGRAVVRTDAPAVAEAERRYTERYRPPRPNPARVVIEINVVRLLGNL, from the coding sequence ATGCGGCAGCGCACCGGGGGCGGGCACCATCTGGACCCGCACGACGAGCGGGTCGCCGCGTTCTGCCGGGAACGGCACCTCGCGACGCTGACCACGTTGCGCCCCGACGGCACTCCGCACGTCGTACCGGTGGGGGTGACCTTCGACCCGGAGGCCGGCCTGGCCCGGGTGATCACATCGGGAACGTCCCACAAGGCCCGTCACATCGCCGCCGCCGGGCCGGCGGGGACACCGGTGGCGGTGTGCCAGGTCGACGGCCGGCGCTGGCTCTCCATCGAGGGCCGGGCGGTGGTCCGCACCGACGCCCCGGCCGTGGCCGAGGCGGAACGCCGCTACACCGAGCGGTACCGCCCGCCCCGCCCCAATCCGGCCCGCGTGGTCATCGAGATCAACGTCGTCCGTCTTCTCGGGAACCTCTGA
- a CDS encoding carbonic anhydrase gives MTVPAMQQPPTSPAQALDELLAGNRRFVAGSPLHPNQDAGHRTAVADGQHPFAVLVGCSDSRLAAEIIFDRGLGDLFVVRTAGHTVGAEVLGSVEYAITVLETPLVVVLGHDSCGAVQAAREADGTGATPSGYLGAVVGAVVPSLRRAAREGVDDIDGIVDIHIDHTIELLLERSVTLNRAVRDGRCAVVGMSYRLAAGEVRMVRAMPASEDVTLVAGPAAFTAPSGS, from the coding sequence ATGACCGTTCCTGCTATGCAGCAGCCTCCGACGAGTCCCGCGCAGGCGCTGGACGAGCTGCTTGCGGGCAACCGGCGTTTCGTCGCCGGCAGCCCGCTGCATCCCAACCAGGACGCCGGTCACCGAACCGCGGTCGCCGACGGGCAGCATCCCTTCGCGGTCCTGGTCGGCTGCTCCGACTCCCGCCTCGCCGCCGAGATCATCTTCGACCGGGGCCTCGGGGACCTCTTCGTCGTCCGGACCGCCGGGCACACCGTCGGGGCCGAGGTGCTCGGCAGCGTCGAGTACGCGATCACCGTCCTGGAGACCCCACTGGTGGTCGTCCTCGGCCACGACTCCTGCGGCGCCGTGCAGGCCGCCCGGGAGGCCGACGGCACCGGGGCGACGCCCTCCGGCTACCTGGGGGCGGTCGTCGGCGCGGTGGTGCCGAGCCTCCGCCGGGCCGCCAGGGAGGGCGTCGACGACATTGACGGGATCGTCGACATCCACATCGACCACACCATCGAACTGCTGCTGGAGCGCTCGGTGACCCTGAATCGGGCGGTGCGGGACGGGCGGTGCGCGGTGGTCGGCATGTCGTACCGCCTGGCTGCCGGCGAGGTGCGGATGGTCCGCGCGATGCCCGCCAGCGAGGACGTCACCCTCGTCGCCGGCCCGGCCGCCTTCACGGCCCCCTCCGGCAGCTGA